From the Rhodoferax mekongensis genome, one window contains:
- a CDS encoding patatin-like phospholipase family protein, with product MTVSTRPASRPSIVNLALQGGGSHGAFTWGVLDALLEDGRLDFEGISGTSAGAMNAVALAHGFAQAEGKSRKVARDSARQSLAHFWEGVVNMGALSSTLAGAHKVPFDLLFGGLSALTGSASPSQILSDAVTSFWTQAVSPYQSNPLDINPLRTFLERQMDFERLAAYQPLKVFVVATKVRTGKAEIFSGKRLTADAVMASACLPTVFQAVEIEGEHYWDGGYAGNPAIHPLIYECKSPDVMLVQINPIERHKLPTTAAGILDRLNEITFNSALIAEMRAIDFVKRLLAEGKLDPSRYKNVLMHRIDGGGALEAYPASTKSDTDAKLIHALRDLGRASAQQWLKKHVASIGVECSINIATDYLDDLRVPTTG from the coding sequence ATGACAGTGTCCACACGCCCCGCTTCGAGGCCTTCCATAGTCAACCTCGCCCTCCAGGGCGGAGGCTCACACGGGGCATTTACATGGGGCGTGCTGGACGCACTCCTTGAAGATGGTCGACTGGACTTTGAAGGCATTAGCGGCACCAGTGCCGGCGCCATGAATGCGGTGGCGCTGGCCCACGGCTTTGCACAAGCTGAGGGCAAATCGCGCAAAGTGGCCAGAGACAGCGCCCGACAGTCGCTGGCACATTTTTGGGAAGGTGTGGTCAACATGGGCGCCCTCAGCAGCACACTGGCCGGCGCCCACAAGGTGCCGTTTGATTTGCTGTTCGGCGGGCTCTCAGCCCTCACCGGCTCGGCGTCCCCGAGCCAGATCCTCTCGGACGCGGTCACCAGTTTCTGGACGCAGGCCGTATCGCCTTATCAAAGCAACCCGCTGGACATCAACCCGTTGCGCACCTTCCTGGAGCGACAAATGGACTTTGAGCGCCTGGCCGCCTACCAGCCGCTCAAGGTGTTTGTGGTGGCCACCAAGGTGCGCACTGGCAAGGCCGAGATTTTTTCCGGCAAGCGTCTCACAGCCGATGCAGTGATGGCCTCCGCCTGCCTGCCCACCGTGTTTCAGGCGGTGGAGATCGAAGGCGAACACTACTGGGACGGTGGCTACGCCGGCAACCCCGCCATCCACCCCCTCATTTACGAGTGCAAAAGTCCGGACGTGATGCTGGTGCAGATCAACCCCATCGAACGCCACAAGCTGCCCACCACTGCCGCAGGCATTCTGGACCGGCTCAACGAAATCACCTTCAACTCAGCGCTGATTGCCGAGATGCGGGCTATCGACTTTGTGAAGCGCTTGCTGGCCGAGGGCAAACTGGACCCAAGCCGCTACAAGAACGTTCTGATGCACCGCATAGATGGGGGTGGCGCGCTCGAGGCCTACCCCGCTTCCACCAAGTCCGACACCGACGCCAAGCTCATCCACGCCCTGCGGGACTTGGGCCGCGCGTCCGCCCAGCAGTGGCTCAAAAAACATGTGGCTTCCATCGGGGTGGAGTGCAGCATCAACATCGCTACCGATTACCTCGACGATCTGCGGGTCCCGACCACAGGCTGA